The Haloarcula sp. CBA1127 genomic interval ATCTAGCCGATCGTCCTCACGTTCGAGAAACGTCGCCGTCATATCGGCAAACCCCGGCTCATCATCGACATGAAGAATACAGATAGTGTCAGCGAGATTAATCATAGCTCTGTCTGGTAGGGTCACATTACAGGATGGTGCGTTAAAAGATCATCTCCAATTACGAAAGCTGACATATCCCCGTCGCGAACTGACGATCTCCACTATCTTGCGGCCGGCGGTCGACCTTTACTCGGTGGTCTTGTGGGGCTATCGTACGTCGCTATCCCTGGCCGACCATCTCGTCTTCGTCTTCCCACTCCTGTTCGCGGAGCTCGTACTTCTGGACCTTCCCGGTCGCTGTCGTGGGCAGTTCCTCGACGAACTCCACGCGGCGAACGACCTTGTAGGTCGCCAGCTGTTCGCGGGTGAAGGTTCGGAGGTCCTCGGCCGTCACGCCCGGGTTGTCGGGGTCGCCTGAATTCGGGACGACAAAGGCCTTTGGCGTCTCGCCCCACTCGTCGCTTGGGGCGGGAATAACTGCGACATCGCTGACGGCGTCGTGTTCGTAGAGCGTGTCCTCCAGTTCGATACTGGAGATGTTCTCGCCGCCGGAGATGATGATGTCTTTCTTGCGGTCACGGATGGCGACCATGCCGTTCTCGTCGACTGTCGCCAGGTCGCCCATGTGGTAGTAGCCCTCGACGCGGTCGGAGAAGGCTTCCTCCGTCTGTTCGGGTTTGTTCCAGTAGCGGTCCATCACCTGATTGCCGCGGACGACGACCTCCCCGAGCGTCTCGTCGTCGTGTGGCACGTCGTTGCCATCCTCGTCGACGACCCGGACATCGGTCCCGAGGTAGCCGATGCCCTGGCGCTTCTTGACGCTGAAGCGGGCGTTGCTCCCGTCCTCGAAGAAGCGCCGGGCGTCCGAAGTCGTGACGAGCGGGCCGGTTTCGGTCGCGCCGTAAACGTGTTTCAGGTACCAGCCGAAGTCGTCTTCGACGGTCCGGATGACGGCCTCCGGCGGTGCGCTGCCGGCCGTTGCGATGCGCACGTCATTCGCCCCGGTCGTCTCGATCTCTCCGTCGTGGGCTGCATAGCGGTCCGCCAAGATGTTCAGCACCGTTGGCGCGCCACAGAGATAGGACACGTCTTCTGTCCTGACAGCGTTGAAGATGCCTTCGGCGTCAACGCCGCGAGTACAGACGTGTTTCGCGCCCATGCCGGTGACCGAGAAGATGTGGCCCCAGCCGTTGACGTGGAACATCGGGAGCGTCCAGAGGTAGACATCGTCGTCCGAAATCTCTTGATGGAGCGCGACGATGTAGGCGTGGAGTGTCTCGGTCCGGTGGGTCCGACAGACACCTTTCGGGTCGCCGGTGGTGCCTGAGGTGTAGTTGATGGTGATGAGGTCGTCCTCGTCCATCTCGGGGCGCTCGTAGTCGGTTCCCGCCTCCTCGATGATTTCGTCGAAGGACTCCCAGTCGCCGTCGACGGCATCCGTGTCGTTGGTGACGAAAATTTCGGTGGGCACCTCGTCGCGGATCGGCTCGATTTTCTCGGCGTACTCGTAGTCCGCGTAGACGGCGTCGACCTCGGCGTCCGAGAGAATATATTCGAAGTCGTCCGGCACGAGCCGGTAGTTCAGCGGCGTGTGGACCGCGCCCAGCTGCATGGTTCCGTAGGCCGCTTCGAGCTGGTAGTGCGTGTTCGGGTCCAAGACGGCCACCCGGTCCCCCTTCTCGATGCCACGGGCAGCCATCGCCGCCGAGAACCCGTCGGCTCGCTCCCCGAACTCGTCGTACGTGAAGCGCTCACCGGTCGTGGCGACGACAGCCTCTTTGTCCCCGTAGTATTCCCGCGCACGGTCGAGAAAATCCGTGGTAAGCAGTGGCTTATGCATCTCAGGCTATCGTATGGTTAATCATGATAAAGTGGTTGTGATACTCCCCTGATTTTGCTGTCTCGGAACCGGTCATATTTAGGGTGCCTGTCGAACCACAGTCGCTTTGAGGATAGCGTCCCCAGTTTTCGCCAATGAGTACAGCGACGGCGGACGTTTCGAAGCGGCAGGCGTGGGTGATGGCCGCGCGGCCACAGACACTGCCTGCCGGGGCCGCGCCGGTCATCGTCGGGATGGGGCTGGCGGTCCACGCCGGCGTCTTCGCTCCATTGCCGGCAGTTGCGGCGCTGGTGGGTGCGCTGCTTATCCAGATTGGAACGAACTTTGCGAACGACTACTACGACGCGGTGAAGGGGGCCGACACCGACGAGCGTGAAGGATTCACCCGCGTGACCGCTGGCGGCCTCATCGACGCCGAGGAGGTCAAACGGGCGATGATAGCGACCTACGGCCTCGCTGTCGTCATTGGCGTCTATCTCGTCGCCGTCGGCGGTCTGCCCATCGTCGTGGTTGGCCTCTCGGGCATCGCCGCCGGGGTTCTCTACACCGGCGGTCCGTTCCCCTACGGCTACCGCGGTCTGGGCGACCTGTTCGTGTTCGTTTACTTCGGCGTCATCGCGGTCACCGGCACATATTACGTGCAGGCCGTTGCGAGCGCAAGCGGCGTCGGTACGTTTCCGATGACGCTCCCGCCGGGATCGGTCACTGCCGCCGCCATTACAGCCAGTCTCCCAGCAGCCGGGCTGTCGACGGCGATTCTCGTCGTCAACAACATTCGCGACCGCGAGACGGACCGCGCCACAGGCAAAAAGACGTTAGCGGTCTATCTTGGCTATGGATGGAGCCGCGTCGAATTTCTCCTGATGGTCGGGATGGCCTACGTCGTCCCGGTCGTGTTCGCCCTCGATAGCCAGTACGGACTGGCGGCACTGGCCCCGCTGCTGACGCTGCCACTGGCGGCGACTATCTCGAAAACAGTCCTCACACAGACCGGCGGCGACGCCCTGAACCCGACACTCGAACGGGTCGGCCAGACGCTGTTCGCCCACTCCGTCCTGTTCGCGGCAGGTCTCGCCGCCACACAGCTACTATGAAGGTCGATTCGTTTTCGCTCCCGCTGTCGAGTCCGCTCGCGACCGCCCGCGAGACAATTAGCCAGCGCTCGGGATTTGTCGTCCACTACGACCACCGCGGCGAAACCGGCGTCGGCGAAGCCACGCCGCTCCCGGGCTGGACGGAGTCGCTCGACGACTGCCGGCGCGGGCTCGACGACGCTGCCACGGTCGCAGTTGACGGCGGGCACACGGATGTCCTCCTGTCGCTGGATGCTGCGTCGGTTCCCGCCGCGCGGCACGGCTTTGCGACCGCGCTGCTGGACGCCGACGCCAGAGCTGACGGCGTGCCGCTGTACCAGTGGTTCGCACCCGACAGGCACTGTACCCGCGTCCCAGTCAACGCGACAGTCGGCGATGGGTCTCCAGCCGAGACCGCCGACGCCGCCGAGCGGGCGGTCGCGGCCGGCTACGACTGCTGTAAGCTCAAGGTCGGGAAGCGAACCGTCGACGAAGACGTGGCGCGCGTTCGGACCGTCCGCGAGCGGGTGGGCGACGACGTGACTCTGCGGGCCGACGCCAACGGCGCGTGGTCCCGTGACCGAGCGCAAGAGGCCTTCGACCGCCTCGCGCCACTGGACGTGGCATACGTCGAGCAACCGCTTCCGGCTGATGACCTCGCCGGGCACGCCAGGCTTCGAGGCAACGGGGTCGGCGTTGCGCTCGATGAGTCCCTCGTCGACCGCCGGGTCGACAGCGTCCTCGATGCCGACGCGGCCGACATGCTGATACTGAAGCCGATGGTGCTGGGCGGTCCCGGCAACGCCCACACGCTGGCGCTCCGGGCCCGCGAGCAGGGTGTCGAGCCGGTCGTCACGACGACCATAGACGCTGTCGTCGCCCGTCTCGCGGCGCTGCACGTCGCCGCCGCGATTCCCGACGTGGCCGCGTGCGGTCTGGCGACCGGTGACCGACTGGCGGCCGACCTCGCGCCGGACCCGACGACGGTGACTGACGGGTCGATGTCAGTCCCCCAGGCGACCGGTCTCGGCATCGACCCGGCGGAGGTTGAAACAGATGCGTGACCTTCTCGACTGGCCGACACAGGACCTTGTCACCCACCGTGCCGACACGACACCAGACCGGACGGCCATGGTTGCGGCGGCCTCCGGGAACGCGGTCACCTACCGGGAACTCGATGCTGCCGTCGACGCGGTGGCTGCCGAACTCAACCGGCGGGTCGACGCCCCAGATGCCACCGTCGCGACGCTCCTGCCGACGCGGCCGGCAGTCGGGACGCTCCTGTTTGCGGCGATGCGACTGGGGGCGACGCTCGCGCCGCTGAACGTCGAACTCGACGCGGCGACGCTCCAAAGCCAGCTTTCGACGGTTGACGCCGACCTACTAGTTTACGGGGACAGCACCGCGTCGCTGGCGGCCGACATCGACGGCTGTCCCGTCGTTTCGGTCGACACAGCCCTCTCAGCGGCTGCTATCGCCGATGGGACAGCAGCGGCGGTATCGGCTGACGAAACAGCTACCGACGTGACCCCGGCGACCCTCTCCCGGACGGACACCCAACTGGTCATCTTTACCTCGGGGACGACCAGCGAGCCGAAAGGCGTCCGGCTGACCGTCGGCAACCTCGTCGCCAGCGCCGTCGCGTCGTCGTACCGCCTCGGCGTTCTTCCGGATGACCGCTGGCTGGTCTGCCTGCCGACGTACCACATGGGCGGACTGGCGCCGTTCGTCCGAAGCGCGCTGTACGGCACTGCGGCCGTCGTTCAGCGCTCCTTCGACGCCGAAGCAACACAGCAGGTGCTCGCAGAACACGGGGTAACGGGCGTTTCGCTGGTACCGACGATGC includes:
- a CDS encoding long-chain-fatty-acid--CoA ligase — translated: MHKPLLTTDFLDRAREYYGDKEAVVATTGERFTYDEFGERADGFSAAMAARGIEKGDRVAVLDPNTHYQLEAAYGTMQLGAVHTPLNYRLVPDDFEYILSDAEVDAVYADYEYAEKIEPIRDEVPTEIFVTNDTDAVDGDWESFDEIIEEAGTDYERPEMDEDDLITINYTSGTTGDPKGVCRTHRTETLHAYIVALHQEISDDDVYLWTLPMFHVNGWGHIFSVTGMGAKHVCTRGVDAEGIFNAVRTEDVSYLCGAPTVLNILADRYAAHDGEIETTGANDVRIATAGSAPPEAVIRTVEDDFGWYLKHVYGATETGPLVTTSDARRFFEDGSNARFSVKKRQGIGYLGTDVRVVDEDGNDVPHDDETLGEVVVRGNQVMDRYWNKPEQTEEAFSDRVEGYYHMGDLATVDENGMVAIRDRKKDIIISGGENISSIELEDTLYEHDAVSDVAVIPAPSDEWGETPKAFVVPNSGDPDNPGVTAEDLRTFTREQLATYKVVRRVEFVEELPTTATGKVQKYELREQEWEDEDEMVGQG
- a CDS encoding 1,4-dihydroxy-2-naphthoate polyprenyltransferase; this encodes MSTATADVSKRQAWVMAARPQTLPAGAAPVIVGMGLAVHAGVFAPLPAVAALVGALLIQIGTNFANDYYDAVKGADTDEREGFTRVTAGGLIDAEEVKRAMIATYGLAVVIGVYLVAVGGLPIVVVGLSGIAAGVLYTGGPFPYGYRGLGDLFVFVYFGVIAVTGTYYVQAVASASGVGTFPMTLPPGSVTAAAITASLPAAGLSTAILVVNNIRDRETDRATGKKTLAVYLGYGWSRVEFLLMVGMAYVVPVVFALDSQYGLAALAPLLTLPLAATISKTVLTQTGGDALNPTLERVGQTLFAHSVLFAAGLAATQLL
- a CDS encoding mandelate racemase/muconate lactonizing enzyme family protein, with amino-acid sequence MKVDSFSLPLSSPLATARETISQRSGFVVHYDHRGETGVGEATPLPGWTESLDDCRRGLDDAATVAVDGGHTDVLLSLDAASVPAARHGFATALLDADARADGVPLYQWFAPDRHCTRVPVNATVGDGSPAETADAAERAVAAGYDCCKLKVGKRTVDEDVARVRTVRERVGDDVTLRADANGAWSRDRAQEAFDRLAPLDVAYVEQPLPADDLAGHARLRGNGVGVALDESLVDRRVDSVLDADAADMLILKPMVLGGPGNAHTLALRAREQGVEPVVTTTIDAVVARLAALHVAAAIPDVAACGLATGDRLAADLAPDPTTVTDGSMSVPQATGLGIDPAEVETDA
- a CDS encoding AMP-binding protein; this encodes MRDLLDWPTQDLVTHRADTTPDRTAMVAAASGNAVTYRELDAAVDAVAAELNRRVDAPDATVATLLPTRPAVGTLLFAAMRLGATLAPLNVELDAATLQSQLSTVDADLLVYGDSTASLAADIDGCPVVSVDTALSAAAIADGTAAAVSADETATDVTPATLSRTDTQLVIFTSGTTSEPKGVRLTVGNLVASAVASSYRLGVLPDDRWLVCLPTYHMGGLAPFVRSALYGTAAVVQRSFDAEATQQVLAEHGVTGVSLVPTMLSRLLDAGWEPPSSLRFVLLGGGPASETLIERCRERGVPVCPTYGMTETASQIATARPETAFEHAGTVGQPLVFTDVTVVADGEPCNPGERGEIVVDGPTVTPGYLNGDSDAFGDHGFRTGDIGYRDADGHLWVEGRVDDQIVTGGENVDASTVAETVRAHPAVEDAAVVGLADEEWGQRVAALVVGNVSPAAVRDHCAERLAPYEVPKTVRAVDALPRTASGTVDRSAVRSHFGSASESNESA